A genome region from Triticum aestivum cultivar Chinese Spring chromosome 2B, IWGSC CS RefSeq v2.1, whole genome shotgun sequence includes the following:
- the LOC123041868 gene encoding uncharacterized protein isoform X1: MYNSLIFVFYRMSFPDEYLLFRAEGKIWNGPDGAQVSPDCPFVVKQVAELKNKSFEQVRRAILKNFQLNEATHELTLQHILYVRTDPSAPPYNVLIDIVGEESWRAFFKVACRHVRSFKLFAKWTVKKTSSASNATDSNITTVIDEDTAITDDSDDGGWPACKHDKPCTIETSWDRHDPGRRFYRCPFFANPKEDCKFTKWLDKKFPEKANELINKYQDTVDSLQQQVDNLKCELEELRRRHRKRSAEEVVVSHGDKCPCGKSLCDLTCRGREKQTRSGQI, from the exons ATGTACAACAGCTTAATATTTGTTTTCTACAGGATGTCATTCCCAGACGAATATCTGCTATTTCGCGCAGAAGGGAAGATTTGGAATGGACCTGACGGGGCGCAAGTGAGTCCCGATTGCCCGTTTGTGGTCAAGCAGGTGGCGGAGCTGAAGAACAAATCGTTCGAACAAGTGCGGCGCGCGATCCTGAAGAATTTTCAGTTGAACGAAGCAACACATGAACTCACTTTGCAGCACATCCTGTATGTGAGGACCGATCCTTCCGCTCCTCCATACAATGTGCTGATTGACATAGTAGGCGAGGAATCATGGAGGGCATTTTTCAAGGTGGCATGCCGCCATGTCCGCTCCTTCAAGCTCTTCGCCAAATGGACTGTCAAGAAGACAAGCTCTGCCTCCAATGCGACTGACAGCAATATCACAACAGTTATTGACGAAGATACCGCCATAACAGATGACTCTGACGACGGTGGTTGGCCGGCTTGCAAGCACGATAAACCATGCACCATTGAAACTTCATGGGACCGACATGACCCGGGGCGAAGGTTCTACCGCTGCCCCTTCTTCGCT AATCCTAAAGAAGACTGCAAATTCACCAAATGGTTGGACAAGAAGTTTCCTGAGAAGGCAAACGAACTCATAAACAAATACCAGGACACGGTTGATTCACTCCAACAACAAGTCGACAACCTCAAGTGTGAGCTTGAGGAACTCCGTCGCCGTCATCGGAAAAGATCCGCAGAAGAAGTTGTTGTCAGTCATGGAGACAAGTGCCCCTGTGGCAAGAGCCTGTGCGACCTAACTTGTCGCGGCCGGGAGAAACAGACACGCTCAGGCCAAATTTGA
- the LOC123041868 gene encoding uncharacterized protein isoform X2 → MSFPDEYLLFRAEGKIWNGPDGAQVSPDCPFVVKQVAELKNKSFEQVRRAILKNFQLNEATHELTLQHILYVRTDPSAPPYNVLIDIVGEESWRAFFKVACRHVRSFKLFAKWTVKKTSSASNATDSNITTVIDEDTAITDDSDDGGWPACKHDKPCTIETSWDRHDPGRRFYRCPFFANPKEDCKFTKWLDKKFPEKANELINKYQDTVDSLQQQVDNLKCELEELRRRHRKRSAEEVVVSHGDKCPCGKSLCDLTCRGREKQTRSGQI, encoded by the exons ATGTCATTCCCAGACGAATATCTGCTATTTCGCGCAGAAGGGAAGATTTGGAATGGACCTGACGGGGCGCAAGTGAGTCCCGATTGCCCGTTTGTGGTCAAGCAGGTGGCGGAGCTGAAGAACAAATCGTTCGAACAAGTGCGGCGCGCGATCCTGAAGAATTTTCAGTTGAACGAAGCAACACATGAACTCACTTTGCAGCACATCCTGTATGTGAGGACCGATCCTTCCGCTCCTCCATACAATGTGCTGATTGACATAGTAGGCGAGGAATCATGGAGGGCATTTTTCAAGGTGGCATGCCGCCATGTCCGCTCCTTCAAGCTCTTCGCCAAATGGACTGTCAAGAAGACAAGCTCTGCCTCCAATGCGACTGACAGCAATATCACAACAGTTATTGACGAAGATACCGCCATAACAGATGACTCTGACGACGGTGGTTGGCCGGCTTGCAAGCACGATAAACCATGCACCATTGAAACTTCATGGGACCGACATGACCCGGGGCGAAGGTTCTACCGCTGCCCCTTCTTCGCT AATCCTAAAGAAGACTGCAAATTCACCAAATGGTTGGACAAGAAGTTTCCTGAGAAGGCAAACGAACTCATAAACAAATACCAGGACACGGTTGATTCACTCCAACAACAAGTCGACAACCTCAAGTGTGAGCTTGAGGAACTCCGTCGCCGTCATCGGAAAAGATCCGCAGAAGAAGTTGTTGTCAGTCATGGAGACAAGTGCCCCTGTGGCAAGAGCCTGTGCGACCTAACTTGTCGCGGCCGGGAGAAACAGACACGCTCAGGCCAAATTTGA